One part of the Eucalyptus grandis isolate ANBG69807.140 chromosome 10, ASM1654582v1, whole genome shotgun sequence genome encodes these proteins:
- the LOC104423119 gene encoding heat shock 70 kDa protein 14 — protein sequence MSVVGFDSGNESCIVAVARQRGIDVVLNDESKRETPAIVCFGEKQRFIGTAGAASTMMNPKNSISQIKRLIGRKFSDPELQRDLQSLPFQVTEGPEGYPLIHARYLGEARTFTPTQVLGMMFSNLKGIAEKNLNAAVVDCCIGIPVYFTDLQRRAVLDAATIAGLRPLRLMHETTATALAYGIYKTDLPESDSLNVAFVDIGHASMQVCIAGFKKGQLKILAHSYDRSLGGRDFDEVLFNHFAEQFKEQYKIDVFQNARACLRLRAACEKLKKVLSANPVAPLNIECLMDEKDVRGVIKRDEFEQISAPILERVKGPLQEALAEAGLAVENVHMVEVVGSGSRVPAVIKILTEFFGKEPRRTMNASECVARGCALQCAMLSPTFKVREFQVHESFPFGIGLSWKNSTPETQDAAADNQQATIVFPKGNPIPSIKALTFYRSGTFTVDVHYVDGSELQASSKISSYTIGPFQCSKGERAKLKVKVRLNLHGIVSVESATLMEEEEVEVPVTKDAAQEANKMDTDETPSDAAPPSDAAPPASAEADVNMQDAKGAADAPGVENGVPETGEKPVQMETDIKTEAPKKKVKKTNIPVVEVVYGALSSGDLQKAVEKEFEMALQDRVMEETKDKKNAVEAYVYDMRNKLNDKYHDFVTDSEREELIAKLQEVEDWLYEEGEDETKGVYVAKLEELKKQGDPIEERYKEHMERGSVIDQLVFCINSYREVAMSNDPKFDHIDLSEKQKVLNECVEAEAWLRDKRQQQDSLPKHATPVLLSAEIRKKAESLDRFARPIMMKPKPAKPVTPEAPPQPAQGGEQQPQGNADADADASANATANASVDADANAAAAAAAAGAGDVPPASGEPMDSDKSEAPPSS from the exons ATGAGTGTGGTCGGCTTTGACTCTGGGAATGAGAGTTGCATTGTTGCTGTTGCGAGGCAAAGGGGGATCGATGTCGTGCTCAATGATGAGTCCAAACGCGAAACTCCTGCCATCGTTTGCTTTGGTGAGAAGCAGCGGTTTATTGGGACTGCAGGAGCTGCTTCTACCATGATGAACCCCAAAAATTCTATCTCCCAGATAAAGCGGTTGATTGGGCGGAAATTCTCAGATCCTGAACTGCAGAGGGATCTGCAGTCATTGCCTTTCCAAGTTACTGAGGGCCCTGAGGGTTATCCCTTGATACATGCAAGATATCTCGGAGAAGCAAGGACATTCACCCCAACCCAAGTACTTGGCATGATGTTCTCGAATCTCAAGGGTATTGCTGAGAAGAATCTAAATGCAGCAGTGGTGGATTGTTGCATTGGGATTCCAGTTTACTTTACGGATCTCCAGAGAAGAGCTGTCCTAGATGCTGCTACCATTGCAGGCTTACGCCCTCTTCGGTTAATGCATGAGACCACCGCGACTGCCCTGGCTTATGGAATTTACAAGACTGATTTGCCAGAAAGCGACTCGCTTAATGTTGCTTTTGTAGACATTGGTCATGCAAGCATGCAAGTCTGCATTGCAGGATTTAAAAAAGGACAATTAAAAATCCTGGCTCATTCTTACGATCGATCTCTGGGTGGCAGAGATTTCGATGAGGTTTTATTCAACCATTTTGCTGAGCAATTTAAGGAGCAGTACAAGATCGATGTCTTCCAGAATGCTAGAGCTTGTCTTCGGCTAAGGGCTGCCTGTGAGAAGCTCAAGAAAGTTCTCAGTGCAAATCCGGTGGCGCCTTTGAATATCGAGTGCCTAATGGATGAAAAGGATGTCAGAGGGGTTATCAAGAGGGATGAGTTTGAACAGATCAGTGCCCCGATTTTGGAGCGAGTGAAAGGACCTTTGCAGGAGGCTCTTGCAGAAGCTGGTCTTGCAGTCGAGAATGTACATATGGTTGAGGTTGTCGGTTCTGGATCTCGCGTTCCTGCTGTTATTAAGATTTTGACGGAATTTTTTGGGAAGGAGCCTAGGCGAACAATGAATGCAAGTGAGTGTGTTGCCAGGGGGTGTGCTTTGCAGTGTGCAATGCTTAGCCCAACCTTCAAAGTGAGAGAATTCCAG GTCCATGAAAGCTTTCCATTTGGCATTGGATTGTCATGGAAAAATTCCACACCAGAAACTCAGGATGCGGCTGCAGATAATCAGCAAGCGACTATTGTCTTCCCTAAAGGAAATCCAATACCTAGTATCAAGGCTTTAACATTCTATAGATCCGGAACATTTACTGTTGATGTCCACTATGTTGATGGCAGTGAACTGCAAGCTTCTTCAAAGATCAGCTCATATACG ATTGGCCCCTTTCAATGTTCAAAAGGTGAACGCGCCAAACTGAAGGTCAAAGTCCGACTAAATCTCCATGGAATCGTGTCTGTTGAGTCTGCAACG CTcatggaagaagaggaagtggAAGTTCCAGTTACAAAGGATGCAGCACAAGAGGCGAATAAGATGGACACTGATGAAACCCCTAGCGACGCTGCCCCCCCTAGTGACGCTGCCCCCCCTGCTTCTGCTGAAGCTGATGTCAACATGCAAGATGCAAAAGGTGCTGCTGATGCTCCTGGGGTGGAAAATGGTGTCCCTGAGACAGGAGAGAAGCCTGTACAGATGGAAACTGATATCAAG ACTGAGGCTCCAAAGAAGAAGGTAAAGAAAACAAACATTCCTGTGGTAGAGGTCGTATACGGTGCATTGTCATCAGGAGACTTACAGAAGGCGGTTGAGAAGGAATTTGAGATGGCTTTGCAAGATCGGGTCATGGAAGAgacaaaagacaagaaaaacgCTGTGGAAGCTTATGTCTATGATATGAGGAACAAG CTGAACGACAAGTACCATGATTTTGTTACGGATTCAGAAAGAGAAGAGCTCATTGCTAAACTTCAGGAGGTGGAAGATTGGTTATACGAGGAAGGTGAAGATGAAACAAAAGGTGTCTATGTTGCAAAGCTTGAGGAACTTAAAAAG CAAGGTGATCCTATAGAAGAGCGTTACAAGGAACACATGGAACGAGGATCGGTGATAGATCAACTTGTTTTCTGTATAAACAGTTACAGAGAAGTGGCCATGTCGAATGATCCCAAATTTGATCACATTGATCTCTCTGAGAAGCAGAAG GTCTTGAATGAATGCGTAGAAGCAGAAGCCTGGCTAAGAGACAAGCGGCAGCAGCAGGACTCTCTTCCCAAACATGCTACTCCAGTTCTCTTGTCAGCTGAAATAAGGAAGAAAGCAGAGTCGTTGGACAG GTTTGCCCGGCCAATAATGATGAAACCGAAGCCTGCCAAGCCTGTTACTCCCGAGGCTCCTCCTCAGCCCGCTCAGGGTGGGGAGCAGCAACCTCAAGGCAATGCCGATGCTGATGCTGACGCCAGCGCGAATGCCACCGCCAACGCCAGCGTCGATGCTGATGCtaatgctgctgctgctgctgctgctgctggggCTGGTGATGTACCGCCTGCTTCGGGGGAGCCTATGGATAGCGATAAGTCTGAGGCACCTCCCTCTTCTTAG
- the LOC104423122 gene encoding protein SYS1 homolog isoform X2, whose amino-acid sequence MFYGAVVWDPWLIVAQIVCLQCLYYLTLGLFLSLLVGTRVSRLSLVYFFDFAAVTMATVTGWSVIAAFVLTAVAGAGYMLYLIERAKKCLDFSATLFIIHLFICIIYGGWPSSITWWVVNGTGLAVTSLLGEYLCIRRELREIPIARYRPSV is encoded by the exons ATGTTCTATGGTGCGGTGGTGTGGGATCCTTGGCTCATCGTTGCCCAAATCGTGTGCCTTCAATGCTTGTACTACCTCACGCTAGGGTTGTTCCTGTCGCTTCTCGTCGGGACTCGAGTCTCGCGCTTGAGCCTCGTGTACTTCTTCGACTTCGCCGCCGTGACCATGGCCACCGTGACCGGGTGGTCGGTCATCGCCGCTTTCGTGCTCACTGCAGTTGCAGG AGCTGGATATATGCTTTATCTAATTGAGAGGGCGAAGAAATGCCTGGACTTTTCTGCCACTTTATTTATCATTCATCTCTTTATATGCATCATATATGGAGGTTGGCCTTCCTCAATAACATGGTGGGTCGTTAATGGCACTGGACTTGCAGTGACGTCTCTACTAGGTGAATATTTGTGCATCAGACGTGAACTGCGGGAAATTCCCATTGCACGGTATCGTCCAA GTGTTTGA
- the LOC104423124 gene encoding probable sulfate transporter 3.4 translates to MGLNSNRVENFSGNEATIIRVSTTDSTLLPPPPLEVHSVCLPPKTTTFQKLKHRLSEIFFPDDPLHRFKNQTLLRKLVLALQFLFPIFQWAPEYDLRLFKSDVISGVTIASLAIPQGISYAKLANLPPIVGLYSSFVPPLIYSILGSSKHLAVGPVSIASLVMGSMLSETVSYSQEPILYLKLAFTATFFAGLFQASLGLLRLGFVIDFLSKATLVGFMAGAAVIVSLQQLKGLLGIVHFTTKMQFVPVMSSVFKQKDEWSWQSFVMGVIFLIFLLTTRHISIRRPKLFWISAAAPLTSVVLSTTLVFLLRSKAHGITIIGRLPEGLNPPSSNMLYLSGPYLALAVKTGIITGILSLTEGIAVGRTFATMKNYQVDGNKEMMAIGLMNMAGSCSSCFVTTGSFSRSAVNYNAGAQTAISNIVMATAVLVTLLFLMPLFHYTPNVILGAIIITAVIGLIDYQAALRLWKVDKLDFLACICSFVGVLFISVPLGLAIAVGVSVFKILLHVTRPNTTVLGNIQGTHTYQSLSRYRVASKVPSFLILAVESSIYFANSTYLQERILRWVREEEEWIKENNQSALKCLILDMTAVTSIDTSGIDALVEIRKMVEKRSLKLVLASPVGNVMEKLDKSQTLDSFRSNGLYMTVGEAVADISSLWKCQP, encoded by the exons ATGGGTCTCAATTCAAACAGAGTAGAGAACTTCTCAGGCAATGAGGCCACCATCATCAGAGTCTCCACCACAGACTCGACACTGCTGCCGCCACCCCCCTTGGAAGTGCACAGTGTTTGCTTGCCACCGAAAACGACCACCTTCCAGAAACTCAAGCACAGACTCTCTGAGATCTTCTTCCCTGATGACCCGCTCCACAGGTTCAAGAACCAGACATTGCTGAGGAAACTTGTCCTGGCTCTGCAGTTCTTGTTCCCCATATTTCAGTGGGCGCCTGAGTATGATCTGAGGCTGTTTAAGTCTGATGTCATCTCCGGTGTGACCATTGCTAGCCTTGCCATCCCACag GGAATCAGCTATGCAAAACTTGCAAATTTGCCACCTATTGTAGGATTAT ATTCAAGCTTTGTTCCGCCATTGATATATTCAATACTTGGAAGCTCCAAACACCTCGCTGTTGGACCTGTGTCAATTGCTTCTCTAGTCATGGGTTCAATGCTCAGTGAGACGGTGTCTTACAGTCAAGAGCCAATTCTGTATCTCAAATTGGCCTTCACAGCCACCTTCTTCGCCGGTCTATTTCAGGCTTCTCTGGGTCTCCTGAG GTTAGGTTTTGTAATTGATTTTCTGTCCAAAGCGACGCTGGTTGGTTTTATGGCCGGGGCTGCAGTTATAGTGTCATTGCAGCAGTTGAAAGGCTTGCTTGGGATTGTCCACTTCACCACAAAGATGCAATTTGTTCCTGTTATGTCCTCAGTCTTCAAACAAAAAGACGAG TGGTCCTGGCAAAGTTTTGTCATGGGAGtcattttcttaatctttttaTTGACAACAAGGCATATT AGCATTAGAAGACCAAAGCTCTTCTGGATTTCAGCAGCTGCCCCTTTAACATCAGTGGTTTTGTCAACTACTCTAGTTTTCCTGCTCAGATCAAAAGCTCATGGAATCACAATT ATTGGCCGCTTGCCGGAGGGTCTGAATCCGCCTTCATCAAACATGCTATACCTGAGTGGCCCTTATCTAGCTCTGGCTGTCAAAACTGGCATCATAACTGGAATTTTATCTTTAACT GAAGGTATTGCAGTCGGAAGAACATTTGCCACTATGAAAAATTACCAAGTCGATGGAAACAAAGAAATGATGGCTATTGGCCTGATGAACATGGCCGGCTCCTGTTCCTCGTGTTTTGTGACCACAG GGTCATTTTCCCGGTCTGCAGTTAACTATAATGCGGGGGCACAAACGGCAATTTCAAACATAGTTATGGCAACAGCAGTGCTAGTTACTCTGCTTTTCCTTATGCCACTATTTCACTACACTCCCAATGTCATCTTAGGTGCGATCATCATAACAGCCGTGATCGGTCTGATTGATTATCAGGCTGCCTTGCGGTTGTGGAAAGTTGACAAGCTTGACTTTTTGGCATGTATATGTTCCTTTGTGGGGGTCCTTTTCATCTCTGTGCCATTGGGCCTAGCCATTGCT gTTGGAGTTTCTGTCTTCAAGATTCTCTTGCATGTCACTAGGCCAAACACTACGGTATTGGGAAATATTCAGGGAACTCATACGTACCAAAGCCTCAGCAGATATAGGGTAGCATCAAAAGTTCCCTCTTTTCTAATACTTGCTGTTGAATCTTCGATCTACTTCGCCAATTCCACCTACCTGCAGGAGAG GATCCTGAGATGGGTGCGCGAGGAGGAAGAATGGATAAAGGAGAACAATCAGAGTGCGCTGAAATGCCTAATTCTTGACATGACGG CTGTCACTTCCATAGACACAAGTGGCATCGATGCATTAGTGGAAATCAGGAAGATGGTAGAAAAGAGATCTCTCAAG CTTGTTTTGGCAAGTCCTGTCGGGAATGTGATGGAGAAGCTAGACAAATCACAAACGCTGGACAGTTTCAGGTCGAACGGGCTGTACATGACCGTCGGAGAAGCCGTTGCCGACATTTCTTCATTGTGGAAGTGCCAACCGTGA
- the LOC104423127 gene encoding coatomer subunit beta'-3, whose protein sequence is MSTVFKFENEIVQRSERAKSVEFHPTQPWILVSLHSGTVYIWNYQSQTTEKTFKVAESPVRSAKFIPSKGWVIVGSDDAFIRVYDYGTMEKIKEFQAHKDYIRCLCVHPTLPYVLSASDDSVIKLWDWEKDWMCTQTFEGHSHYVMRVAFDPRDPNAFASASLDGTIKIWNVHSSAPKVTLDGHEKGLNFVDYFSRDDVLYLLSGSDDYTAKVWDDKGRSCIQTLEGHEHNVTAVCAHPELPIVITGSEDETLRIWDANGFGIKHVVKFGHGRIWDIAYQKGSHRVAVACDEGIAVVEIVC, encoded by the exons ATG TCTACCGTGTTCAAGTTCGAG AATGAGATTGTTCAAAGATCGGAGCGAGCTAAATCTGTTGAGTTCCATCCAACACAACCATG GATTCTTGTAAGCTTGCATTCAGGAACCGTCTACATTTGGAACTACCAATCCCAG ACTACTGAGAAAACATTCAAGGTGGCCGAGTCCCCAG TGAGGTCTGCCAAATTTATCCCGAGCAAGGGCTGGGTAATTGTTGGATCGGACGATGCCTTTATTCGTGTGTACGACTATGGCACGATGGAGAAGATCAAAGAGTTCCAAGCGCATAAAGATTATATCAGATGCTTGTGCGTCCACCCTACACTTCCCTATGTGCTATCAGCATCGGACGACTCTGTTATAAAGCTCTGGGACTGGGAGAAGGACTGGATGTGTACTCAAACATTCGAAGGACATTCACATTATGTGATGCGAGTAGCGTTTGATCCTCGAGATCCCAATGCTTTTGCAAGTGCATCACTCGATGGAACTATAAAG ATTTGGAATGTTCACTCTTCTGCGCCTAAGGTTACTTTGGATGGGCACGAGAAGGGGCTGAACTTTGTTGATTACTTCTCTAGGGATGATGTGCTCTATTTACTTAGTGGCTCTGATGATTACACTGCTAAG GTTTGGGATGATAAAGGAAGAAGCTGTATACAAACGCTCGAGGGACATGAGCACAATGTTACCGCTGTGTGTGCGCATCCTGAGCTGCCCATAGTAATTACCGGTTCAGAGGACGAGACTCTTCGTATATGGGATGCAAATGGCTTCGG GATTAAGCACGTAGTGAAATTCGGTCATGGAAGGATTTGGGATATTGCATATCAGAAAGGATCGCACCG GGTTGCGGTCGCCTGCGATGAGGGAATAGCCGTGGTCGAGATTGTGTGCTGA
- the LOC104423122 gene encoding protein SYS1 homolog isoform X1 — translation MFYGAVVWDPWLIVAQIVCLQCLYYLTLGLFLSLLVGTRVSRLSLVYFFDFAAVTMATVTGWSVIAAFVLTAVAGAGYMLYLIERAKKCLDFSATLFIIHLFICIIYGGWPSSITWWVVNGTGLAVTSLLGEYLCIRRELREIPIARCLTNWRNATNESKFNQSIWAIPLDDVLDAILYQIRIA, via the exons ATGTTCTATGGTGCGGTGGTGTGGGATCCTTGGCTCATCGTTGCCCAAATCGTGTGCCTTCAATGCTTGTACTACCTCACGCTAGGGTTGTTCCTGTCGCTTCTCGTCGGGACTCGAGTCTCGCGCTTGAGCCTCGTGTACTTCTTCGACTTCGCCGCCGTGACCATGGCCACCGTGACCGGGTGGTCGGTCATCGCCGCTTTCGTGCTCACTGCAGTTGCAGG AGCTGGATATATGCTTTATCTAATTGAGAGGGCGAAGAAATGCCTGGACTTTTCTGCCACTTTATTTATCATTCATCTCTTTATATGCATCATATATGGAGGTTGGCCTTCCTCAATAACATGGTGGGTCGTTAATGGCACTGGACTTGCAGTGACGTCTCTACTAGGTGAATATTTGTGCATCAGACGTGAACTGCGGGAAATTCCCATTGCACG GTGTTTGACCAATTGGAGAAACGCCACCAACGAAAGCAAGTTTAATCAGAGTATATGGGCTATTCCTTTGGATGATGTTCTGGATGCTATCCTGTACCAAATTAGGATAGCTTAG
- the LOC104423121 gene encoding trihelix transcription factor ASIL2: protein MDHAEDDAGYPPNSHGANQSQEYGSSNSQKLPGGTPPYPKPVSNQFVDDEDEDDGDEEDEEEELGDEEDDKDQMNGNRQTVKNVEDEDDDDEDNDEDDFSDDDDDDDDDQQKNQARRANDPERRPKRRKLKSLVSSYEFAPRVPPPQDVPPPVAKPLPPTGGRNSLMDWTEHETFVLLDAWGERFLQRGRKSLRSDEWQEVAEKVAEVSKVDRTESQCRNRLDTLKKKYKKEKAKFVETGGLSSKWVYFKKMDMLMSSSPSQQTALSCGVDSGEYVFMNPRVYLNRANGMDEMRDSPGNSESSDKEGDDSDGLPPKKRKSGRESSDGASIKLLAESVTKFSKIYEKIENSKRQQMVELEKMRMDFQRDLEVQRKQIMERAQAEIARIRQGDDGENDLSTENASG, encoded by the coding sequence ATGGACCACGCTGAGGATGATGCTGGGTACCCCCCTAATTCACATGGTGCGAATCAGTCACAGGAATATGGTTCCTCGAATTCCCAAAAGCTTCCTGGTGGAACTCCACCGTATCCTAAGCCAGTCAGTAACCAATTCGtagatgatgaggatgaggatgatggtgacgaagaggatgaagaggaagagttgggagacgaagaagatgataaagATCAAATGAATGGCAACAGGCAAACTGTCAAAAATgtggaagatgaagatgatgacgatgaggACAACGATGAAGATGATTTTTccgatgatgatgacgatgatgatgatgaccaGCAGAAGAACCAAGCTAGAAGAGCGAATGACCCAGAAAGGCGCCCCAAAAGGCGGAAGCTGAAGAGTTTGGTTTCTAGTTATGAGTTTGCTCCTCGTGTACCACCACCTCAAGATGTGCCTCCACCAGTCGCAAAACCACTGCCACCTACTGGTGGCCGAAATTCTCTCATGGATTGGACTGAGCATGAGACATTTGTTTTACTTGATGCTTGGGGCGAGCGGTTTCTTCAACGTGGAAGGAAGAGCCTTCGGTCTGATGAATGGCAAGAAGTCGCAGAAAAGGTGGCAGAGGTATCCAAAGTTGATAGGACAGAGAGTCAATGCAGAAACCGATTGGATACATTGAAGAAAAAGTACAAGAAGGAGAAAGCTAAATTTGTAGAGACTGGTGGTCTCTCCAGCAAATGGGTCTATTTCAAGAAGATGGACATGTTAATGTCCTCATCACCCTCGCAACAAACTGCTCTGTCTTGTGGGGTTGACTCCGGGGAGTATGTCTTCATGAACCCTAGGGTTTACCTGAACCGTGCTAACGGAATGGATGAGATGAGGGACAGTCCTGGGAACTCGGAGTCTTCTGACAAAGAGGGAGACGATTCAGATGGCCTGCCACCCAAGAAGAGAAAATCTGGAAGAGAGTCTAGTGACGGGGCTTCGATCAAATTGCTTGCAGAGTCCGTGACTAAATTTAGTAAGATTTACGAGAAGATTGAGAATAGTAAGAGGCAGCAGATGGTGGAACTGGAGAAGATGAGGATGGATTTTCAGCGGGATCTGGAAGTTCAAAGGAAGCAGATAATGGAAAGGGCTCAAGCTGAGATTGCGAGAATAAGGCAAGGCGATGATGGCGAGAACGATCTCTCCACTGAGAATGCCAGCGGGTGA
- the LOC104423120 gene encoding pentatricopeptide repeat-containing protein At3g16010, producing the protein MMSKAVGISRAYATAASSRRSISTLPHLSERIKQTENEIVRMFLPHDLGDDAQNQPEDPRMARYSRRGLSVRTLDERFIRILKIFKWGPDAEKALEVLKLRVDHQLVREILKVDVEIAVKIQFFKWAGKRRNFTHDASTYMALIRCLDEAVLVGELWKMVQEMARSASMINPVELSEIIQILGRAKMVNKALSIFYQVKGRKCKPTTSTYNSMIMMLMQEGHREKVQELYTEMCNDNSCLPDTVTYNTVISAFAKLGHAESALRLFDEMRVNGLHPTPKIYTTLLGIYFKGGEVEKALSLVQEMRDKGCVLTVFTYTELIKGLGKAGRIDDAYSVFIHMRQEGCEADVVLINNMINILGRAGRLDDALKLFNGMESMRCVPNVVTYNTIIKVLFESKAPASEAASWFEKMKENGIVPSSFTYSILIHGFCKANRVEKALLLLEEMDEKGFPPCPAAYCSLINSLGKANRHEAANELFKELRENSGHLSSRVYAVMIKHYGKSGRFSEAVDLFNEMKMIGCNPDVYAYNALMSGMIRAGLIDEAHSLIQTMEKNGCSPDINSQNIILNGLARSGGPDRAMEMFTKMKCSNIKPDSVSYNTILGCLSRTGMFEEAAKLMKEMKAQGFEYDLITYSSILEAVGKVDEVREPA; encoded by the exons ATGATGTCCAAAGCAGTCGGCATATCAAGGGCCTATGCTACAGCGGCCTCTTCGAGGCGTTCGATCTCGACCCTGCCTCACCTCTCTGAGAGAATTAAGCAAACAG aaaatgagaTTGTCCGAATGTTCCTCCCGCACGATCTCGGAGACGATGCTCAGAACCAGCCGGAAGATCCTAGGATGGCGAGGTATTCAAGGAGAGGCCTTTCAGTTCGGACATTGGATGAAAGGTTCATCAGGATTCTGAAGATTTTCAAGTGGGGCCCCGATGCAGAAAAGGCTTTGGAGGTGCTAAAGTTGAGAGTGGACCATCAGCTCGTTCGTGAAATACTGAAGGTCGATGTTGAGATCGCTGTTAAGATTCAGTTCTTCAAGTGGGCTGGAAAGAGGAGAAACTTTACGCATGATGCGAGCACCTATATGGCCTTGATTCGCTGCTTGGACGAAGCTGTGCTGGTTGGTGAGCTATGGAAGATGGTTCAAGAAATGGCTCGGAGCGCAAGCATGATCAACCCGGTTGAATTATCTGAAATTATCCAGATCTTGGGCAGGGCTAAGATGGTAAACAAGGCTCTTTCGATATTTTACCAAGTCAAAGGACGCAAGTGCAAACCTACAACAAGCACTTACAATTCTATGATTATGATGCTGATGCAAGAGGGTCATCGAGAAAAGGTTCAGGAGCTGTACACAGAGATGTGTAATGATAACAGTTGTCTTCCTGATACTGTGACCTACAACACAGTTATATCAGCATTTGCTAAATTGGGTCATGCAGAATCTGCACTTAGGTTATTTGATGAGATGAGGGTGAATGGTTTACATCCCACTCCAAAGATCTACACAACTTTGCTGGGAATCTATTTTAAAGGTGGGGAAGTTGAAAAGGCATTGAGTCTAGTACAGGAGATGAGAGACAAGGGTTGTGTGCTCACTGTTTTTACATACACTGAATTGATCAAGGGGCTTGGCAAGGCTGGGAGGATTGATGATGCCTACAGTGTGTTTATTCATATGCGACAAGAAGGCTGTGAGGCTGATGTTGTCCTCATAAACAACATGATTAACATTCTGGGAAGAGCCGGTCGCCTTGATGACGCTTTAAAACTCTTTAATGGCATGGAATCCATGCGATGTGTGCCAAATGTCGTGACATACAACACCATAATCAAGGTTTTGTTTGAATCCAAGGCTCCAGCTTCTGAAGCGGCGTCAtggtttgagaaaatgaaggaaaatggtATTGTTCCCAGCTCATTCACTTATTCAATTCTCATTCATGGGTTTTGCAAGGCAAACAGGGTTGAAAAGGCTTTGCTTCTCCTGGAAGAGATGGATGAGAAAGGTTTTCCTCCTTGTCCGGCTGCTTATTGCAGCCTGATAAACAGTCTTGGAAAGGCGAACCGTCATGAAGCTGCTAACGAGTTATTTaaagaattgagagagaattctGGGCATTTGAGCTCAAGAGTATACGCAGTCATGATTAAACACTATGGAAAAAGTGGACGTTTTAGTGAAGCTGTTGATCTTTTCAATGAGATGAAGATGATAGGCTGCAATCCTGATGTTTATGCTTATAATGCACTCATGTCAGGGATGATTAGGGCTGGTTTGATAGATGAAGCTCATTCATTAATTCAGACCATGGAAAAAAATGGCTGCAGCCCAGACATAAATTCACAAAATATCATTCTCAATGGCCTGGCAAGGTCTGGTGGGCCGGATCGGGCGATGGAAATGTTTACGAAGATGAAATGTTCAAACATTAAGCCGGATTCCGTATCTTATAACACCATACTGGGATGTCTTAGCCGCACTGGTATGTTTGAGGAAGCTGCAAAGCTTATGAAGGAGATGAAGGCTCAAGGATTTGAATATGACCTCATCACCTACTCATCAATACTTGAAGCAGTGGGTAAAGTCGATGAAGTTCGGGAACCAGCCTAA